In Populus alba chromosome 4, ASM523922v2, whole genome shotgun sequence, the genomic window GAGGGTCATCCAAAGCTATATTGAAGTTTGGATAGAAAGTAATAACTGCTGCATCATAATTAAGTGTGGTTTCAAGATATTCAACGCATGTATGTTGATGCTCTAGATATTTGATATCTAGAAGAGTTAATTTTGCTGTAACAAGTAAACCTTTACGGCCATGATAAGACACGGCTAGTCTTATAGCACAAAAATAAATGTGTATAGCCTTAAAAAATCCATTGACCTggaatttcatatgaaatttcGAGAGTAACAAACTGTTCGTGAGAAGTAGAAGAATTTTTATGGTGGTTATCTAAAAGGCTAACATCGTAGAGATGGTtaaagtttaaaaagaaaagaagaatatttgatgtttttttacataagtATACCGATAACATAATATAAGCTCTATCTTTACCAACCAAACTTCAACAAAATCTTCATATAATGAATTATTtgaacataataattttataataaaaacctcAACGAACTCATCCTCTCTAATTATTGTAAAATTCATGATAGGAAcgttatttctttttttgttaaaaaaaatattatttacttttataaattataaattatatattttttagttatattttattcgAAAAACAAATGCTATAATATCAGAATTTCCTCAAAACATCAATTGAtgaatctttttaattattgtaataaATCATGCCAGCAATTTTTCAAAGGGGTTATCTACACaagaaatatcattttaattgtttttaattttttgacatttcAATATCAGTAACAATTTCTTAAGAGCTTTCCTCGATCCTtcctgtttcttttttcttccacaCGCGCTTCCTTCCTCTCACAGGCTTCTTCTCCCCTCTCCCCTTTCTTCCATTTCCAATCCCCTCTTCTCTCAAAATCCCATTCCCACTCTCTCTGATTAACAAAATCCAACCCAATAAATCCACAATTTCTTGGGTTTCAAAAATCTgtccaaaaaatcaatttttttctcatgcaATCATCATCAAATCTCTCATAAATCAAATCGAAATCATACCCTAGCTATGTACAGCAATTTCAAAGAACAAGCAATAGAGTACGTGAAACAAGCGGTACAGGAAGACAATGCGGGGAATTACTCAAAGGCGTTTCCTTTATACATGAACGCGCTTGAATACTTCAGGACCCACTTGAAATACGAGAAGAACCTTAAAATTCGTGAAGCCATCACTCAGAAATTCAACGAGTATCTTCGCCGGGCCGAGGAGATCAAGACTGTTCTTGATGAAGGAGGTCCCGGGCCTAATTCTAACGGGGATGCTGCCGTTGCGACGAGGCCGAAGACTAAGCCGAAAGATGGTGAGGATGGGGATGATCCGGAGAAGGATAAGTTGAGAGCTGGATTGAATTCGGCGATTGTGAGAGAAAAGCCTAATGTGAAGTGGAATGATGTGGCTGGTCTTGAGAGTGCTAAGCAGGCTTTGCAAGAAGCTGTTATTTTGCCCGTGAAGTTCCCTCAGTTTTTTACaggtggtttttattttttattttttgctgatttaggtttttttgaGTTTGATGAATCGCGGTTGAAAGATGGGAACTTGGTGTGTTTGTGTGGTTTTTTAGGAGAAAGCAAAGTGTGATTGATATCGTGCTGTTTGTTTTGTCGATTGGATTGGATTGGATTGCTGTGATTGATTAATTAGAGATTAGTATGTGATTTATCTGGTAGGTGGGGATTAAAGAATTGGGTTCGTTTGTTGCTGCGTGAGAATTGCGTTGGTGTGGTTATTAACCGGCTAATGAAGTCATTATTGAATTGTGCTGACGGGAATATGATTTCTATATTTATAATCTGTCATTTATGCAGCTATTTCGATAACTTATTTTCTCTTCGTAACtgtctaatcttttttttttcaagtatagtgattttttttttcttaaaatgctGTGAATGACAATGCCAATTACCTTTTGTTATGATCTAGATAGAGCGAAAAAAGAGTTCAGTTTCATGTTTGTGATAGTTgccttgtattttttgtttcatgTAAATGAAAGtgaattgatgtattttttagaaCATAAATGATGAATGATACATTCAAATTTTGAACGAGAGTTATAAATGTCTAGCACCTGCTTCTCATCTGGGGAAAATCCCCCACTGCTTATGGAAGCACTGTCTGGCTACCTTCTGAGACAGGCTTCATTTCGCTTCTGGAACTAAATTAAGTGAATTGGGCTAATTTTGTTCTGCTTCTAAAACTGAATAGAGAAAATTTGCTTCAGCTGAGCTACCTTCATAATGGCCAAAACTCCCACGATAACTAGTTATTGCTCATTAATTGACACCTCTTTCCTACCCACTTAACCAGCAAGATCACTATCTTATACATGGTTAAACAACTACTTATATCATTCGTacctttatcatcatcattttctCTTCTGAAACCATTATTGGTGTCCCACTCTTGACTACTTCAACTTGCTGTGAATTTATAACGGCGTGGAGTTTAAAACCATGCCATGAAAGATCTTGGAAATTCTCATATGCATGTTGtagtattttgatatttctttCAGTTTGGTTTTATGATTACTTTTGTAATAGGAGACTATAATAGATTGTGCTCAATATGAAGTTGgctcatttataatttcttctagGTTGCTTGTCTTTGCATAGGCTTACATAACTGAACTAGATGGTGATGAGagggaaaataaattttgagtttttgaggGAGTTTTATCTTTAGTTTGTTGAGGTAGTTCCATCATTGGCTTTTCAAAAGTCCAGGGCCCTTTGCCTATCATTGCTGTCAAATGTCGCCCTACTTTGTTAGGACAACCTTCCACTTGTGAAATCCATGctgcattttattttgatctttagATTGCAGTGTTGGCCATCAGTATTAATTGGTTGAcctgttatttttattcatattatgtTTGATATATCATCAACGAGAAAGTTCATTTTTTGCTGGTTTCACTGTTTGGATTTTTGGCTCCATCTTATGACCTGAAATATTGAGTCTTTTTAAGAAGCTAGTAACATCTTTCACAAACACAAGCACATGCCCACACGCATGCTTGTGATTCTCACCTACCTCTGCATGCAAGCATGCCCACACACACAGCCACCCACCCATGCAAAAATACTTACTTTGAATGTGACTGACCCACACATGCCCTCACCAATGCATGCGAGCACACATAATTTGAATGTGGTGGACATGGGAGACCTTCTCTGATGAATTGCCCATCGAAGCACATTCATCAGGCTTCCATGAACTGCGTATTCTACctgaaaggaaattaagtgagCCATGTTCTTTATCACCTCATATTGTTGGGCTATCATTTTGTCTTGTTATTGTAAAGTGGAGCATCCATGTGACTCTGTACTTGGTTATGACTTTACATGTTATGTCCAGGCTTTTGAATAGctgatgtttttttgttgtgaatAACAGTTAAAATATGGGCATAGAAATGGTTATTTTATGTGTTATTACTGTaatgcttttcttttatttctgtgAACTATTAAGTTATTGCAATGCTTAATGGAACCACTAAGTTAAATTGTAAACATTTTGATTCACAACTttgacttgttttgttttgctaaaTTTATGAATCCTCCATTTGCTCTCTTTAGGTAAGAGACGGCCTTGGAGGGCTTTTCTTTTGTATGGGCCACCTGGAACTGGAAAGTCATACTTGGCCAAGGCTGTTGCAACTGAAGCAGACTCCACTTTTTTCaggtatatattttcttaatcacAAAATAAACCTTTATATATGCCTGCCTCGAGATATACATTTCTCAGTTTGATGTTTAGTCTGTCTTAGTTTCAAGCATGCATGGCTGCCCCCCACCCCCGAGGGAGCAATCTTCTGTGTTGCTGCAGCTGTTCATGTCTCTTGCCTTTTTGTAAACATCTCACATGTTTGTTTGTAATTAGACCGTAACATGCTGGTTTTGAAACCTTTCCCCCCCAGCATTTCTTCCTCAGATCTGGTTTCAAAGTGGATGGGTGAGAGTGAAAAGCTTGTCTCAAACCTTTTCCAAATGGCCCGTGAAAGTGCTCCTTCAATCATTTTCGTTGATGAAATAGATTCCTTGTGTGGCCAACGTGGAGAGGGCAATGAGAGTGAAGCTTCGAGACGTATAAAGACTGAACTTCTTGTGCAGATGCAGGTATCTATTTTCATGTGTTGGAAGGAGGTGAAGGAGAATGTGATCTCCTTGTGCTATTATAAGGCTTTCATCCTACCCTTTTACTCATTTTACCTTCTTTCAGTTGCAATTAttaatgcttttcatttcatgatGTAAAATTTGATCTGACTATGTGTGAGAGAATTGTCAAACACAATTGTTAAATATTCTGATTGAGAGAAGTTTTTGGCCTTAGTGGTGTGGAAGTAAGAAGATAGATTGAGTGGATTTTAATCATGTCAGTTTTAGTTATTAAGATAAACTCAACACAATGGATTATAAGTTAGTTTCAGTATGTATTGTTTCCTTGAATTCAAGATGGTAAAGTAAAATCCGAATAACAGTTCATGAAACCATATTTTCGGTTTTTATTATGAAGGAGTCTGACCTTGTCTTTCTGATATATAGGGTGTAGGGAACAACGATCAGAAGGTTCTTGTTCTTGCAGCAACAAATACTCCATATGCTCTAGATCAGGTGAGGGGGGGGGGTGTTCTGAGATATTTTTGGCGTTTAATTTTGAATCATCAAGCCTATTTTGCACCGTTTCTAATCAGTAGTGAGCCCAGGCCATCCGGAGACGTTTTGATAAGCGCATATATATCCCACTACCTGATATGAAGGCTCGGCAGCATATGTTCAAGGTATTAGGTCTTGTCATTGATTTTGTAATAGTATTACTCTATTGTGagaaatattttgatatgagGCCATCTTTATGTGAGCTACATATTTTATGGGATTTTGCTGTGCCTTGAATTATTTGCACAGGTGCATCTAGGGGATACTCCTCACAACTTGACTGAAAGTGATTTTGAAAGTTTGGCTCGAAGGACAGAGGGTTTTTCAGGTTCAGATATTTCTGTTTGTGTAAGCACATTGCCCCTCcagccttttttatttaattttttccttggtCACAATGGTTGTGTGGCTGATGCCATGCTTTGTGCTCTATTTTTGCCCCTCTCAGGTCAAAGATGTCCTCTTTGAACCAGTTCGTAAAACCCAAGATGCTATGTTTTTCATAAACAATCCTGATGATATGTGGGTGCCTTGTGGACCGAAGCAACCTGGTGCTGTCCAAATCTCGATGCAGGAGCTTGCAGCAAAAGGACTTGCAAAAAAGGTACGTGTAGATGCTTTAAAATGAGATCCGTTATTGCCCATTTTGGGTTAAGAGGGAGAATATAGGATTAGGCATATCTACAGCTTTTTTGATGATATGGCTGCTCATAACACTCGAACTTGTCGTTTTATACTTGCGATCTCATTTCTTTGCCACTGCATCAAGCAATGGCTCTGGGCATGCTTTGGATCGGAGATggaaattaaaatcaaagatcattctttttctttctttctaaacATGTACAAAAAGTTTATTTGTTTGTAAGGAAATATATGTAGACCTTGAGAGATAACAAGTGGGGATGTCTGCATATTGATGTCCTGTCTTTGCTGCTTATTGTTATAGTAACAAAATTCATCATGCTGATAACTACATCTGCAGCTCCTTCCACCCCCCATAATGAAAACAGATTTTGACAAGGTCCTAGCAAGACAAAGGCCAACAGTGAGCAAAGCTGATCTAGGCGTCCATGAAAGATTCACAAAAGAGTTTGGGGAGGAAGGTTAATGTAGATGATGACATAGAGACACAATGGCCCATGCTGTTATTTGTATTCTAGTTATTGCTACTGGATccacataattattttaacattggGGAAGGTGACTTGACCTTCTCTTTGTATTGGGATGGAATAGCTGAAATTGCTTGTTTGAAACTGTGTAAAAAGAAGAGTTTCAGAAATATTGCCACAGATTTGTGGACGGAATATACCATGCTACTTGCCAACTTATTTTTGCCATGCAATATTGCTTACTAATCATGCTTTTTTACCAGCAGGTCGAATTGCAGGATACTTGGAGCCATGCTTCcgtgtaattttatttatttatttatttattggggtGGGAGGTAGCGTATTTATGAGTGCATTTGCTATCCTcctcctcaatggtgttctcaACCTTTATTCTTAGGTGAGGTGAACGACAGCCAAGGTAAATGCATATCATTGCCTAGCATCAGCCAAATGAGCGCCAACAAAGAAAAagttttgtatatttatttatttttcttatttcgtTTTGAAGAGTTAAGttgtagttttgatttttaactaGAAAGGATTCCATGCAATGCTGTGgcggtttaaatttttttcaacgtgaaatgttcaaatttttttttttttttccaagaataggatcattttaataaatttaattaatttagataatataaataaataaaaatacaacaataaaaaaagagtaaaaaacaaaataaaatgtcataaagcttaataaaatcaaatgccAAATCAAATGATCttgtatggaaaataaacttaataaaatcataaagctttattataaaacaatctAATGTTTATgagtgaaattaataaaaaaaaaacttgtatcaATTCGGGTTAATTTATcaactttatagaaaaaaaaaagtgaaaaaaaaatataaaaatcaattatcaacaaatcaaatactcaaagataaaattaaaaaaatcaatttaaaaaagctttttaaaaaaatttaaatcaaatattcaaggataaaatcaattatcaacaaatcaaatattcaaagataaaattgaaaaaatcaatttaaaaaagctctaaatttttttttaaatcaactcatgttaattttcaaaactcatGATTTTAATGAGCTAGAAACTAAcaccatagaaaacaaattttaaaaataacaaaacaaaattataaattaataatatgctaggagataaaattgaaaaacaaatgcaataaaaaagcctctccaaaacaaaagaaatgacaattaaaaaaaaaaaagattaaactcgataaaaaaataatttgatataaaatattaaagggttaaattaaaaacaaaattcaattagaaaagtgataaaaacaaacaaacaacaactaaaaaaatgatgatcaaatttaaaacttaaataaaatctagCCAAATGACGAGAGacaagattgaa contains:
- the LOC118060148 gene encoding protein SUPPRESSOR OF K(+) TRANSPORT GROWTH DEFECT 1 isoform X2, translating into MYSNFKEQAIEYVKQAVQEDNAGNYSKAFPLYMNALEYFRTHLKYEKNLKIREAITQKFNEYLRRAEEIKTVLDEGGPGPNSNGDAAVATRPKTKPKDGEDGDDPEKDKLRAGLNSAIVREKPNVKWNDVAGLESAKQALQEAVILPVKFPQFFTGKRRPWRAFLLYGPPGTGKSYLAKAVATEADSTFFSISSSDLVSKWMGESEKLVSNLFQMARESAPSIIFVDEIDSLCGQRGEGNESEASRRIKTELLVQMQGVGNNDQKVLVLAATNTPYALDQAIRRRFDKRIYIPLPDMKARQHMFKVHLGDTPHNLTESDFESLARRTEGFSGSDISVCVKDVLFEPVRKTQDAMFFINNPDDMWVPCGPKQPGAVQISMQELAAKGLAKKVELQDTWSHASV
- the LOC118060148 gene encoding protein SUPPRESSOR OF K(+) TRANSPORT GROWTH DEFECT 1 isoform X3 yields the protein MYSNFKEQAIEYVKQAVQEDNAGNYSKAFPLYMNALEYFRTHLKYEKNLKIREAITQKFNEYLRRAEEIKTVLDEGGPGPNSNGDAAVATRPKTKPKDGEDGDDPEKDKLRAGLNSAIVREKPNVKWNDVAGLESAKQALQEAVILPVKFPQFFTGKRRPWRAFLLYGPPGTGKSYLAKAVATEADSTFFRP
- the LOC118060148 gene encoding protein SUPPRESSOR OF K(+) TRANSPORT GROWTH DEFECT 1 isoform X1 encodes the protein MYSNFKEQAIEYVKQAVQEDNAGNYSKAFPLYMNALEYFRTHLKYEKNLKIREAITQKFNEYLRRAEEIKTVLDEGGPGPNSNGDAAVATRPKTKPKDGEDGDDPEKDKLRAGLNSAIVREKPNVKWNDVAGLESAKQALQEAVILPVKFPQFFTGKRRPWRAFLLYGPPGTGKSYLAKAVATEADSTFFSISSSDLVSKWMGESEKLVSNLFQMARESAPSIIFVDEIDSLCGQRGEGNESEASRRIKTELLVQMQGVGNNDQKVLVLAATNTPYALDQAIRRRFDKRIYIPLPDMKARQHMFKVHLGDTPHNLTESDFESLARRTEGFSGSDISVCVKDVLFEPVRKTQDAMFFINNPDDMWVPCGPKQPGAVQISMQELAAKGLAKKLLPPPIMKTDFDKVLARQRPTVSKADLGVHERFTKEFGEEG